Within Sorangiineae bacterium MSr11367, the genomic segment CCACCCCGCCGCAGAGCAATGCCGTGAGGAACTGCCAGACGGAGATGTCGAAGCAGGGCGAAGCCGTTTGCGCGACGACGACCCCCTCCCCGAGGCCCAGCCGCGGGAACTTGCTGAGCATGTTGTTCAGCATTCCGTGCCGTTCGACCATGGCGCCCTTGGGCACGCCGGTGGAACCGCTGGTGTAGATCACGTAGGCGAGGTTGGACGGCCCACCGCGTTCGGGCAGATCGTCCCCCGACTCCGTGGAGACCTCCTCGAGGACGACGACGCTCGGGCGACGGCCCGCATCGAGCGATGCCACGAGCCGCTCGAGTCGCTCCCGATACCGTGCGCGGGTCACGATGGCACGCGGCGCGCTCAGCTCGAGGATTCGCGCCACGCGCTCGTCCGGATAGCCCGGCTCGAGTGGCACGTACGCGCCGCCCGCCTTGAACACGGCGACAATCATGGTGAGCAGCTCGATCCCGCGATCGTCGACGAGGACCACCCGCTCCTCGGGACCGATGCCGCGGGCCGCGAGCGCGTGCGCCAATCGGTTCGCGTCGCGATTCAACTCCGCGTACGTCCGCCGCCGATCCTCGCACGTGACCGCCACGGCATCGGGCGTACGCGCCACCTGCGCGTGGAACAGCGCCGCGTACGACGAGAAATCGCTATGTTCCGCATGCGTCGTGTTCCACTCCACGAGGGCCTGCTGCCGCTCGTCGGACGTGAGCAGCGGCAGATCGCCGAGCCGCGCATTCGGGTCGCGGGCCATCCCGGCGAGGAGGGTTCGCAGATTGGCGAGCAGCCGCGCGGCGGTCTCCGGGTGAACGCGCGCCGGATCGTAGGAGAGCTTGAGCGGCAGCTCGGCATCGACCCAGGACATCACGGTGAGCGGGTAGTTCGTGTGGACGCGGTCCTGCACGTCCTGGACGCGAAAGACCATCTTGCCATCGCGCAAGGTGGGATCCGTCGGGGCGTTCTCGAAGACGAACAAACTCTGGAAAAGCGACTGGCCGCGTTCGACTTCGCTCCATTTCTGGATATCGACGAGCGGTGCGTATTCGTATTGGCGGAGTCGGAGGTTTTGCTCGAGCAGCCCCACGAGCCAAGGCAGGAGCGGTTGCTCCGGTGGCACGGGCACCCGCAGCGGCAAGGTGTTGATGAAGAGGCCAATGATGGACTCGACATTCGGGAGCTCGGGCGGCCGGCCGGCCACCGTGACCCCAAAGAGCACCTCACGCTCCCCGCTGTAGTGGCTGAGGAGCAGCGCCCACGCGCCCTGCACAATCGTGTTGAGCGTGATTCGGTGCCGCTGCGCCAGTGCGGACAAAATTTCAGTGGACTTGCGGTCCAGTCGAATCAAAAGGTCGTCGATGTTGGCATCGTCCGTCCGCGAGCCGGGGCGGCGCTCCTCGATTCCAAGCTGCGTCGCGCTCGCGAAGCCTGCCAGGTATAGCCGCCAGAACGCCTCCGCGGCGGGCAGATCCTGCCTCGCGAGCCAATCGATGTAGTCCTTGTACGGACGCGGGTGCGGCAATCGCGGAGTCTCGCCGCGCACCAGGGCCTCGTAGTGGGCGAGGAAGTCCATCATCAACGACGAGGTGCACCACTCGTCGAGCAAGATGTGATGGAAGCTGTGCACGAACTCGTACGTCCGCTCGTCGAGCCGAATGAGGCGAAATCGGGTGAGCGGCGCCTTTCCAAAATCGAACCCCGCGTCGAGCTCCGCCTGCAGCGCCGCGACCAAACGCGCCTCCTGGGCTTCCCGTCCAAGGTCGCGCCAATCGAGAACCTCGAAGGGCATCTCCAGGTTCTTGTGAACGACTTGGAGCGGGCGCTTCTGGCTTTTCCACACGAACGACGTCCGCAGAACCGGGTGCCTCGCGCCGACGTATTGCCACGCTCGGACGAAGGCCTCGGTGTGCAGCTCGCCCTCGAGCCGATAGCGGTTTTGCATCAGGTAGATGCCCGAGGTCGGCCGGAGCAGGGTGTGGAACAGCATGCCCTCCTGCATGGGGGAGAGGGCGTAGACGCTTTCGATGTTCGCGGAACGATCAGCCTTTTCGGTCACAATTTACCTCTCGAGCTCGTCCAGGAGATCGCTCCACTCCTCGGGCGACAATCCGGCGTCAGGGGGGTCGGCGGCCTCGGCGGGCGCGTTGTCCGTCGCATCCACGGCCAATGGGACGGCCAACGCCGCGGCCTCGGCGATGGTCGGGTGGTCGAACATCTGCTTGGGCGTAAGGCGCAAACCGCGCTGTGCCGCCCGTGCGATGACCTGCAAGGTGATGATCGAGTCGCCGCCCAGCTCGAAGAAGTCGTCGTGGATGCCGACGCATTCACGAACCAGGAGCACCGCCCAGATCTCGGCCAAGATGCGCTCGGCCTCGGTCTGGGGCGGTGCATACGGGCGCTTCGCCGCGGCCACCGCATCGGGCGCCGGCAGCGCGCGTCGATCGACCTTGCCGTTCGGTGAGAGCGGCAGCCGATCGAGCACCAGGATGCGCGCAGGCACCATGTACGCCGGGAGGCACTCTCCCACCCAGGCGCGAAGGGCCTCGGGCTCCGATGGGGCACCCACCGACACGTAGGCGGCGAGGCTCTTGCCGCCGTGGGCTTGCTCGCGCGCGACCACGACGGCCTCGCGGACGTCGGGGTGTTGGAGCAGGCGCGCTTCGATTTCGCCGAGCTCCACGCGCAGGCCTCGGATCTTCACCTGGTGATCGAGCCGCCCGAGGAACTCGATGGCACCGTCGGGTCGATACCGGGCGAGGTCGCCCGTGCGATACAGCCGGCCTCCCGGCGCCGTGCCGAAGGGATCGGGAATGAATCGCTCCGCCGTCAGTTCGGGGCGGCGGTGGTAGCCGCGGGCCAGCCCGACACCGCCGAGATGGATCTCCCCGGCCACGCCATCGGGCACCGGGTGGCCTTGGCGATCGAGGATGTAGGTCTGCACATTGGCGATGGGCGAGCCGATGGGCACGGACGCCGCATCGTCCTCGGGCCGGCACGCCCATGCCGTCACGTCGATGGCCGCTTCGGTCGGCCCGTAGAGGTTGTGCAGCTCCGCGCCGAGCCGCTCGAAGAAGCGCCGCGCAAGCTCGGACGGCAACGCTTCGCCGCTGCAGATGACGCGCCGGAGCGAACGGCATGCGGACACGCCCGGCGTCTCCAGGAAGGCTTGGAGCATCGGCGGAACGAAGTGCACCGTGGTGACGTCGTGCCGCGTGATGATCTCGAGCAGGCGCTCCCCGTCGCGGTGATCCCCCGGGCGGGCCACGACCAGGCCGGCGCCGGTCATAAGGGGCCAAAAGAACTCCCACACCGAGACGTCGAAGCTGAATGGCGTCTTCTGAAGCACGCGGTCCGAAGCCGAGAGGGCGTAGCGATCCTGCATCCACTGCAGTCGATTGAGCAGGCCTCGGTGGCTGTTGCCCGCGCCTTTGGGCCGGCCCGTCGAGCCCGAGGTGTAGATCGTGTACGCCAGGTTCTCGGGCACCACGTGGACCGCGGGGTTCTCGGTGGGCTCCCGCTCGATGGTGGCCCGATCCGCATCGAGGCAGAGCACGCGGGCCCGATGCGCGGGCAGGCGCGACGCCACCGGCCACTGACTGAGGAGCACCGGCGCCCCCGCGTCCTCGAGCATGAAGGCAATGCGGTCGGCCGGATACTCCGGATCGATGGGCACGTAGGCGCCGCCGGCCTTGAGGATGCCGAGCAGGCCCACCACCATGTCCACGGAGCGCTCCATCGCGATGGCGACGAGTACGTCGGGCCCGACGCCGCAGCGCTCGAGCGCGTGCGCGACCTGGTTGGCCCGCTCGTTCAATTCGCGGTAGCGAAGGCTTCGCTCGTCGAAGATCAGCGCCACGTCGTCGGGCTTGGCGGCGGCATGCGCTTCGAATAGCTGGTGGACGAGGCGATCGCCCGGATACGGACGCTCCGTCGCGTTTCGCTTGGCGACGCTGCGTCGATCGTGCAGTTCGCCGAGCAGCGACAGCGCGCCCACCCGCGCCTCGGGGCGGCTGCTCAACTGACGAAGCGCCGCCTCGACGAGGCCGAGCAACCGCGATGCACCTTCCTGGTCGAAGCGGCGTGTGTCGTAGGCGAGACGGAGCCGGAGCTCGGGGCCGGGGATGACCGTGAGGGTGAGCGGGTAGTTCGTCTGCTCCGTGAACTCGACGTCCCGCACCGCGAGCCCGGGCAGGCCTTGGTAGGCGCGCGGATCGGCGGGGTAATTCTCGAAGACCAGGAGGCTCTCGAAGAGGGGCTGGCCCGCGGGCAGAGGACTCCACGCTCGCGCGCGGGCGAGGGGCGTATGCTCGTAGGCGCCGAGCTCGGTGGTGCTCGTCAGGAGAGCGCGCAACCAGTCCGCCACCGTGGTGGATGCCGGCACGGCCACGCGCAGGGGGAGCGTGTTGATGAAGAGCCCCACCATGCCTTCCACGCCGGGCAGGGTTGCCGGCCGGCCGGCCACCGTGATGCCGAAGAGGACATCGTCGACGCGGGCCGTGCGACCGAGCACGAAGGCCCATGCGCCCTGGGCCACCGTGTTGAGCGTAAGGCGCTGCCGCTGCACGAAGCGCTGGAGACGCTCCGTGGCCGACGCCGAGAGCGCGAGGGTCTCCACGGCCTGCCCCGTGGGCACATCCGCCGTCTGCGCCCGCTCGAGCGGCAAGGGCGTGGCCGCGTGGAAGCCCTCCAAGGTGCGCTGCCAAAAGGGCTTGGCCCCCTCGGGATCGTGCTCGTGCAACCACGCGATGTGGTCTCGGTAGCGCGTGCGCGCCGACAATGTGACCGCGCGGCCCTCGCGAAGGCCCTCATAGGCGGAGAACGCGTCGCGCAGGACGAGGGCCGCGGACCATCCATCGAGGACGAGGTGATGGTGGCTCCACAGAACCAGATGGACGTCGTCCTCCAGTCGAAGGAGCGAGATGCGCATGAGCGGGCCCTGCCCGAGGTCGAAGCCCTTCGCGCGATCCCCCTCGAGACGGGCCTCGATCCTGCTGCGCACGTCGTCGGTGCCGAGGCCGCGCCAGTCTTCGACGCCGATCTCGATCGCCGCCGTCCGCCGGACCATCTGGAGCGGCTCGTCGGCGCCTTCCCAAAGGAAGGTCGTGCGAAGCACGCTGTGGTGTTCGACCACGGCTTCCCACGCCTGGCGGAACGCGTCCGGGTCGAGTGCACCTTCCAGCCGGCACGTGACCTGCTCCACGTAGACACCGGAGCCGGGCTCGTACAGGCTGTGAAAGAGCAACCCTTGCTGCAGTGGGCTCAAGGGGTACACGTCCTCGACGTCGCGCCGGGCACCGAGCACGCGGTCCAAGGTCGCTTGCGTGAGCCGCGCGAGCGGGAAGTCGGATGGCGTGTGGGGCACGTCACCGCGTGCGGCTGCCTCGGCGGCATGCGCGGTGAGCACGCGAAGCCGGGCCTCGAAATCGTGGTGGAGCCGCTCGATGGTCTCCCGTCGGTAGCGCGCGCCGCTGTAGCTCCACGTCACGCGCAGGCATCCACCGACGACGGCGGAATCGACCTCCAGCTCGTAGCCGCGCGGCGCCTTGGGATCGCGCTCGGGGCCCGCATCGGCCTCGACGAACGCGAAGAGCGGGCTTCTCGCGAAGAGATCGTCCCACTGTCCGAGGTAGTTGAAGCTCACCTCGGGCGCGCGCTGCGTGCGGATCGCCTGCGTGCGCGCGTCGCGCGTGAGATGGCGGAGCAGTCCGTAGCCGCCGCGGATGGGCGATAGGCTGCGAAGTCGCTCCTTCACCGCGCGGAGCGCTTGCTCGGGCGCCGCGTCAGCAGGGATCTCCAGCCGGACCGGGTAGAGTGACGTGAACCACCCCACGGTGCGAGAGGCGTCGACGTCGTCGAGCACATCGCGCCCGTGCGACTCCATCTCGACGAACACGGCCTCGTGGTTCGTCCACTGCGCGAGGGCACCGGCAAGGGCGGTGAGCAGCATCTCCTCCACGCGCATGCGGTAGGCGGGGGCCGACTCGAGCAGCGCGTGCGTCGTTTCGGTGTCGAGGCGTTCCGCGAGGCGGACCGTTTCGCCCTCGACGGCCGCGCCCGCAGGATGGTCCACGGGAAGCGATTCCGTGGGCCCCTCGCTCCACGCGGGCGCTTGCTGCAGGATCGCTTCCGACTGGGCATGCTCCGAAAGGCGGCGCGCCCAAGTGCCAAAGGCGGCGGACGTCGGGGGAAGCCGGATCGCCTCGCCCGAGGTGTGCTGGGCATAGGCGAGCTGCAGATCTTCGAGCAGGATGCGCCAGGAGACCGCGTCGACCACCAGGTGATGGGCCACGAGCAGCAACTGGCCCGGCTGCGACGGACCGCGATCGAGGAGCACCGCACGCAGGAGCGGACCATCGCTCAAATGAAGCTGCGCCTGCGCCTGCTCGAGGGTGTCCGCGCGCACGATCCGCGCGCGGGGCGCCTGCGCGTATTCTTGCCGCCAATCGCTCGACGTGCTCACGAAACGCAGCCTCAGGGCATCGTGATGCTCCGCCACGGCCGCGAGTGCGGTCTCCAGGGCCTCGAACACCACCGGCTGGCGAAGCTCGAGCAAGAACGATTGATTCCAGTGGTGCGGATTCTCGGCGCCCTGCGCGAAGAACCAACGCTGGATGGGCGTGAGCGGAACCTCGCCCTCCGGCCGCTCCGCGCCCGCGGCGGTCTCCACGAGCGGCTCCGCGATCGTCGCCAGCTCGGCGATGGTCTGATGGAGGAAGATCTGCCGCGCCGTGATCGCGAGGCCGGCGGCCCGAGCGCGTGAGACGACCTGCAGCGCCAGGATCGAATCGCCGCCGACCTCGAAGAAGTTCTCCCGCGTCCCCACGGGTCGTCCCAGAAGTGCCGTCCACACCGCGGCAAGAACCGCCTCCGCGTGGGTCGTCGGCGTGGTGGCTGCGCGCTCGGCGTCGAGGGTCGGCGCCGGCAACGCACGCCGATCGACCTTGCCGTGCGTCGTATGGGGCAGCTGCTCGAGCACCACGAACGACGATGGCACCATGTAGTCCGGGACCCGATCCTTC encodes:
- a CDS encoding amino acid adenylation domain-containing protein gives rise to the protein MSEDLFVFPMSFAQERLWLHGELEPESTSYNMAAAVRLDGSLDTDLVQRCVSEIVRRHEVLRTTFEVVDGQPSQVIHPESTQRVPVVDLSGLPAREREPEARRLIERESRRPFDLVNGPLLRLLLLRLGPDEHVLVWVVHHIVFDGWSTHLVLQEFAALYAAFAAGKPSPLADLALQYADFADWQRRRAEAGALASQLAYWSQKLAGQDGILELPTDRPRPAIQRHRGARSFFQLPRELVDGLRDRAKQQGTTLYTVLLAAFQAVLARYTGATDIAVGTPVTNRSRAELEGLVGCFANTVVLRTDLGGDPSFVSLLGRVKDTVRDAQANQEVPFDRVVEAVRPARDLSHAPLCQVLFALQPALGEMPTVPGLAMRLLDLDAGGAQFDLSLEFAADVDGLAGAIEYDMDLFDEPRIVRFSAHVRRVLEGAAANPNARLSQLSMLAPEERGQLLGWSGLPHPGPPPGGEGALGCVHRVFEKQAARAPEAVAVVHDGQRMTYGELDRRSRQLAHLLQRRGVGSEVRVGACLPRSIGMIVAVLGVLRAGGTYVPIDPKYPRERIANLVDDAGISLVIAEGHADLPSGVDALVLDLALSCLDGEPDVVSAVDAAPEQAAYILYTSGSTGVPKGVVVAQRTLARFVETAAAHYAIAPGDRVLQFAALSFDASVEEIFPCLTRGATLVLRTEEMLESVATFLAVCERWGITVLDLPTMYWHRVVAGLEEGLTVPACLRLLIIGGEAALPERVSAWQGTASATHVRLLNTYGPAEATVSATASDLTVADPRDTWATSIGRPLAGVRAYVLDAAGEPVPVGVMGELHLGGEGLARGYWRRPDQTAARFVPDPFSGRPGERLYRTGDRVRWRDDGQLEFAGRVDHQVKLRGFRIEPGEIEAQLAAHPGVREAIVLVREDRPGDRRLVAYVAADATVEQEALRRALKDRVPDYMVPSSFVVLEQLPHTTHGKVDRRALPAPTLDAERAATTPTTHAEAVLAAVWTALLGRPVGTRENFFEVGGDSILALQVVSRARAAGLAITARQIFLHQTIAELATIAEPLVETAAGAERPEGEVPLTPIQRWFFAQGAENPHHWNQSFLLELRQPVVFEALETALAAVAEHHDALRLRFVSTSSDWRQEYAQAPRARIVRADTLEQAQAQLHLSDGPLLRAVLLDRGPSQPGQLLLVAHHLVVDAVSWRILLEDLQLAYAQHTSGEAIRLPPTSAAFGTWARRLSEHAQSEAILQQAPAWSEGPTESLPVDHPAGAAVEGETVRLAERLDTETTHALLESAPAYRMRVEEMLLTALAGALAQWTNHEAVFVEMESHGRDVLDDVDASRTVGWFTSLYPVRLEIPADAAPEQALRAVKERLRSLSPIRGGYGLLRHLTRDARTQAIRTQRAPEVSFNYLGQWDDLFARSPLFAFVEADAGPERDPKAPRGYELEVDSAVVGGCLRVTWSYSGARYRRETIERLHHDFEARLRVLTAHAAEAAARGDVPHTPSDFPLARLTQATLDRVLGARRDVEDVYPLSPLQQGLLFHSLYEPGSGVYVEQVTCRLEGALDPDAFRQAWEAVVEHHSVLRTTFLWEGADEPLQMVRRTAAIEIGVEDWRGLGTDDVRSRIEARLEGDRAKGFDLGQGPLMRISLLRLEDDVHLVLWSHHHLVLDGWSAALVLRDAFSAYEGLREGRAVTLSARTRYRDHIAWLHEHDPEGAKPFWQRTLEGFHAATPLPLERAQTADVPTGQAVETLALSASATERLQRFVQRQRLTLNTVAQGAWAFVLGRTARVDDVLFGITVAGRPATLPGVEGMVGLFINTLPLRVAVPASTTVADWLRALLTSTTELGAYEHTPLARARAWSPLPAGQPLFESLLVFENYPADPRAYQGLPGLAVRDVEFTEQTNYPLTLTVIPGPELRLRLAYDTRRFDQEGASRLLGLVEAALRQLSSRPEARVGALSLLGELHDRRSVAKRNATERPYPGDRLVHQLFEAHAAAKPDDVALIFDERSLRYRELNERANQVAHALERCGVGPDVLVAIAMERSVDMVVGLLGILKAGGAYVPIDPEYPADRIAFMLEDAGAPVLLSQWPVASRLPAHRARVLCLDADRATIEREPTENPAVHVVPENLAYTIYTSGSTGRPKGAGNSHRGLLNRLQWMQDRYALSASDRVLQKTPFSFDVSVWEFFWPLMTGAGLVVARPGDHRDGERLLEIITRHDVTTVHFVPPMLQAFLETPGVSACRSLRRVICSGEALPSELARRFFERLGAELHNLYGPTEAAIDVTAWACRPEDDAASVPIGSPIANVQTYILDRQGHPVPDGVAGEIHLGGVGLARGYHRRPELTAERFIPDPFGTAPGGRLYRTGDLARYRPDGAIEFLGRLDHQVKIRGLRVELGEIEARLLQHPDVREAVVVAREQAHGGKSLAAYVSVGAPSEPEALRAWVGECLPAYMVPARILVLDRLPLSPNGKVDRRALPAPDAVAAAKRPYAPPQTEAERILAEIWAVLLVRECVGIHDDFFELGGDSIITLQVIARAAQRGLRLTPKQMFDHPTIAEAAALAVPLAVDATDNAPAEAADPPDAGLSPEEWSDLLDELER